The following proteins are co-located in the Pyxidicoccus trucidator genome:
- a CDS encoding NADH-quinone oxidoreductase subunit A: MTPTPLSPYLPLAVVLLLAGGMAMLIPQITTRLGPRRPSAIKSTSFEAGSESTGPARQRFAVKFYVVALLFIVFDVEAVFLYPWAVNFQALGWFGYVEMLVFAVTLVVGLIYIWKKGALDWES, from the coding sequence ATGACTCCCACTCCACTCTCGCCCTACCTGCCGCTGGCGGTCGTCCTGCTGCTGGCCGGTGGCATGGCGATGCTCATTCCCCAGATCACCACCCGCCTGGGGCCCCGGCGTCCGAGCGCCATCAAGTCCACCAGCTTCGAGGCCGGCTCCGAGTCGACCGGCCCGGCACGCCAGCGCTTCGCGGTGAAGTTCTACGTCGTGGCCCTGCTGTTCATCGTGTTCGACGTCGAAGCGGTGTTCCTGTACCCCTGGGCGGTGAACTTCCAGGCGCTCGGCTGGTTCGGGTACGTGGAGATGCTCGTTTTCGCGGTGACGCTCGTCGTGGGCCTTATCTACATCTGGAAGAAGGGCGCCCTGGACTGGGAGAGCTGA
- a CDS encoding NADH-quinone oxidoreductase subunit B, which produces MADTDIAPVLATRRDEAMGFFQRMVSKGLGWARKYSLFTYPYATACCGMEYMSVAASRHDISRFGAEFPRFSPRQADLLMVVGTINLKQAPILKRVYEQMAEPKWVVAFGVCASSGGFYDNYAVLQGIDRIIPVDVYIPGCPPRPEQVLDGLMLLQDKIGNQVHRIADREQPNATAARHDLLLSMGK; this is translated from the coding sequence ATGGCTGACACTGACATTGCCCCCGTACTGGCCACCCGTCGCGACGAAGCCATGGGCTTCTTCCAGCGCATGGTCTCCAAGGGCCTGGGCTGGGCCCGCAAGTATTCGCTGTTCACCTACCCGTACGCGACCGCGTGCTGCGGCATGGAGTACATGTCCGTGGCGGCGAGCCGTCACGACATCTCGCGCTTCGGCGCCGAGTTCCCCCGCTTCTCGCCGCGCCAGGCGGACCTGCTCATGGTGGTGGGCACCATCAACCTGAAGCAGGCCCCCATCCTCAAGCGCGTGTACGAGCAGATGGCCGAGCCCAAGTGGGTGGTGGCCTTCGGCGTCTGCGCGTCGTCGGGCGGCTTCTACGACAACTACGCGGTGCTCCAGGGCATCGACCGCATCATCCCGGTGGACGTCTACATCCCCGGCTGCCCGCCGCGTCCGGAGCAGGTGCTGGACGGCCTGATGCTGCTCCAGGACAAGATTGGCAACCAGGTGCACCGCATCGCCGACCGCGAGCAGCCCAACGCGACGGCCGCGCGGCACGACCTGCTGCTGTCCATGGGCAAGTAA